The genomic region aaatctcaagaatttcttttatttctttctgaattttccagattttttcttttttgttatggTTTAACGTCTGCTGTCTTTTCCGATAAGAAATGCACATATGCTCCGGAAGGTTTGTGATGTACAATCCTTGTAATTTATACTATAATAATCGGCATAATTCACCTTTTCACAAGATTTCGTATcgttacacataaattttatatggtgtaaaaattatatttaataactttaatatttatttttatttaataaataaattattttattaattaaaatttatcgaatttattaatattaataaaaaacttgaatgaacatctatatttatccccaattgacttatcaTCGGTctattgtaaatatattttttatattcaaactaTTATAGCgtattttgatcataaaagatttatttgacatgctataaatgattaataaatcaatcaagaaTAATTacgaatttttgtttatttttctattagtagataaattttgattaattgaaaattctatttattagataaaaataattcttgataataataaatacaatctCTCAagccattaaaaaaaatctacatttaattaaagaaaactgTTTTGGATGAATTATTGAAtctagaaaaggaaaaaatctCAACATCCATATGCAATAACAAAAGAGGACTGATCTTACGTTGTCcgtataaattatatgttcCTCCCTTCTCAATGTCAGAATAAccatttacaataaattaataaggaATACTGGGCATGCCTTGACCCGCGGCTGCCATGCCATGCCCCCCTCTCCCTCACAACCTTCCACCAATTATTGAATAGTTAAATGTATTTGCCTAGCAAATCTAGGGTAACATGAATTGTTTTAAGACCGGCATCATCcttatcaaatcaaaattcacttgatTGATACATGTACATTTACCAATTCGACATTTGATCAATTTCAAGATATTTCATCGAATCATGTGATGGAGAGATTCTACTTGTTGGCAAAGGATGATCAATCAAATCCGTCAACAAATTTATCTAATTGTTCCTCAAGTTTTTTGAACACTAATGCtctcaaatataaaattcacaattgaaaaaaaaaaagagttgatTAAGAACAAAACACTATATATTAAATCGACCTTGCTTGGTCATATCGAAGTATTTAAGCAATGACTTAGAagtaaatacaataaattttgaccaaacaGAGAacctatttattagatgaaagtgttggataaatataatttttcaagtcaCATGGAATTCACGGGCAGTTACGTGTAATAATTCAAACAGCCATCAATAGCAGATGTAAATGAACATCAAATGCTCTTACGCTCTCCGTCAGGATTAACTTTACACCAGATAAcacataataattcataaaactGCAGGGGTTTTAAACCATACAGAAGTATTACATGCAAAAGAAGACATTTTCCTCTTTCATTCAGAGGGTATAATTGGCTGCACTGATTATTGGGGtcattaaaatacaaattaatcaatCTGTATATGAATTCATCCATGAGTACCGTAACATTGTGCCATGTGTCACTTCTCGACGAGCGACTCTAATGAATGCCACGAGGCTGTGCTAGTATAAAATGAtggaaatatttttctgagTCAAACGATTGTTTTCTTGAAGTGAAAATTGATCAGAATGCAGAATCCGGTGACCTGCCTTTCTTTAGTAACACATCTTTAGCTTCATTGATCTTCGAAGCAAGGTAATGACTACCACCAGCATCGGGGTGGTTTGCCACCATTACTCTTCTATGTGCCTCCCTGATCTTCTCTATAACGGCATGCTCCCTGACAATTAGACAGGTCAAATATTAGAGATACAAATATCCGAAAAGCATTAATTCAGTTGATACAATATCCAGGAATCTGTTGTTTGAAAAGTTGCAAGTTGAAATATTTACCTCACTCCAAGAATCAAAGCTGCCTCCCGCCTCGTCATGACCTGTTCAAATCCCCCAGGATAAAATCTACGAGCACGCGGAACTACAGGACGAGCTTTAAATGCTTCCCATGCTCTCATCAAATATCTGGCACCTAAAGCAGCACTTCCAACAGCAGCACCCACTATTATAGGTGATGCCTgccaaaaagagaaattaagaTGACAAGGATCAGATATATCCTAAGTTGCCCAACAGAGACAGCATTTCTTCTCAATAGACATCAAGAACATGCTTGCATAACAAAAACCATATAGCAATAAGAGCAGTAAATCAATAAGACATGGAAAAATAGGGCATTCTTCTTTCATTCCTTTGCTTTTAGATGAACTCGAGCCAAGCTGATTTCAGTCGAGAAATTTAACCAGCTTACTCAACATGTTCAAGGTATTCACTAAAATAgtaatcaagaaaacaattcACCACGGCACACCAAGCCAAAATAACCCAATGCTAAAACAATGGagcttaaaatatatacaggATGAAAGTAGATCATATATCTCCACCTTTACATCAAACTGACAACTATGGAAGTACTCAACCATGTGCAAGACTTATTTATGAACAAAAGTTAGATGAAAATCCATGTTCAGAACTCAACAACAAGACGGAATGTGTTAAGAATCAAAGAGGTTAGCAACGCTGAACATGATAATGCTCAATGTACCGTTTGATTCAGACACAAGACACAAACAtcgtacaatttctaaaaTGGCGGGCAATGCAAAACCCAATACGTGGATTAGCAATCAACGAATTCCTTGTTTTGCCATGGACTACACAACTAAACCACCATTTTCCAGAATCAAACAATATGCTTATCTTCAGCCTATAGACTCAAACACCCAAATGCTGTATAAGTACTAAAACAGTGGAACCCTAATCACCCGATCAAAGCTTCTCCTTAAGCACCCATTTTCCCACTACCACACATGGTCGGTATCAAAATATCAGAAAAACCAAGAGCTCaagcaaaacaagaaaagaaaaaaaagaaaatctatcCCAGGAACAATCTGACCCATGTATAAAGAAGAACATTAAGATCAAAAAACTAATAAACAGATTGCAGAAACAGCGTTAATGGAGTACCATCACTGATTCTGCAAGAGACCTGAAGAAAAAACTGGATTCCAATAAAAAAACCTGCAGTGAgattaaaaaacaatataagAATCCAAAACAtcacaaagaaaaacaaaaaatcagctgctgtttttttcttttttctttgtctttcCCTTTgagcaaagaagaaaaattgctCACTGACAAACCTTGTCAACAGATTTTTCAGATAATTGCAAGCAGAAACAGAGTCCTGAACCGTAGTTCTTCGATTCGTTTACGGTTTCTGAAATCAACTTTCAGAGCAAATCTTTATTCAGGGGGATTTTATATGGGGTTGTGCAAAGCCATTGCTTGGCGGACAAGATATACCCGGAGGCGGCGATCCTGCGTGCTCGCGGTTTTCTGGAAGATTCgcttttgaaataattgagtgggtaaattatattatttgtttgttggtatatatatagtccatGTATTCATTTCTAATCCCTAATGTGTATATGCCatcattttagtttttattatttataaaatttggtcTTACCATCAAATTAGGAatcacatttataaaaaattataaaaaattagaattagaatTATGGCAAGTGAACAttgaggactaaaactaaataagTAGCTATAAACGGacaaaatttgtaaattacccttataagaatatatatatatattgtgttaattttcagtaattttatttataaattttcataaaaataaatcattattcaacaattaagtatattataaCTATAATCCAAGATATATTgggacctaaataaaaaattaattttcattttaatttttaaaagtttataatataaaatttacctCTCTTGAATTTAAATCTATTCttgaaatgtattttaatccaaccaaataaaaattagttttttcttctttcattgtaagagatatttttggtccctatATATGGCGCTTATTCGCCTTTGGTTCTTAAGGTTCAAGTGCCACAGTTTTGGTCTCTAATACCTGTAAATTCTTAGATTTTGTCCTACCATTGTGTGTGAAGATTAGGAACCAAAAGCAAATAAGTACTTATGTATagagaccaaaaatataatttctcagaACAAGAATGATAGAACACTTTGATGGTATTGCCAAAGCAACATGTGCAAGA from Sesamum indicum cultivar Zhongzhi No. 13 linkage group LG3, S_indicum_v1.0, whole genome shotgun sequence harbors:
- the LOC105157335 gene encoding mitochondrial import inner membrane translocase subunit TIM14-3 gives rise to the protein MASPIIVGAAVGSAALGARYLMRAWEAFKARPVVPRARRFYPGGFEQVMTRREAALILGVREHAVIEKIREAHRRVMVANHPDAGGSHYLASKINEAKDVLLKKGRSPDSAF